Proteins found in one Rhinolophus ferrumequinum isolate MPI-CBG mRhiFer1 chromosome 9, mRhiFer1_v1.p, whole genome shotgun sequence genomic segment:
- the LOC117027767 gene encoding 40S ribosomal protein S24-like: MTSRLLQRKGMVIDVPHPGKATVPTTEIWEKLAKMYKTTPNVIFVFGFRIHFGGGKTSGFGTSYDSLDYAKKNEPKHRLTRHGPYEKKKTSRKQQKECKNKMKKVRGTAKANAGTGKK; encoded by the coding sequence ATGACCAGTAGACTACTTCAACGGAAAGGAATGGTCATTGACGTCCCTCACCCTGGGAAGGCAACAGTACCCACGACAGAAATTTGGGAAAAACTAGCCAAAATGTACAAGACCACACCAAATGTCATCTTTGTATTTGGATTCAGAATCCATTTTGGTGGTGGCAAGACATCTGGCTTTGGCACGAGTTATGACTCCTTGGattatgcaaagaaaaatgaacccaaacataGACTTACAAGACATGGCCCgtatgagaagaaaaagacctcaaggaaacagcaaaaggaatgcaagaacaaaatgaaaaaagttaggGGAACTGCAAAGGCCAATGCTGGTACTGGCAAAAAGTGA